A stretch of the Hippocampus zosterae strain Florida chromosome 16, ASM2543408v3, whole genome shotgun sequence genome encodes the following:
- the LOC127588297 gene encoding connector enhancer of kinase suppressor of ras 2-like isoform X2 produces the protein MALVMEPVSKWSSNQVVDWMKGLDDCLQQYIKTFEREKVGGDQLLRITHQELEDLGVSRIGHQELILEAVDLLCALNYGLETENLKTLSHKLNASAKNLQNFIAGRRRSGHYDGRATRKLPNDFLTSVVDLIAAAKSLLAWLDRCSFFSRSPFASVADYGVTRNSVIQLCLELTTIVQQDCSVYETENKILHVCKTLSDVCDHIISLSSDPMVSQAAHLEVVQLANIKSTEGLGMYIKSTYDGLHVITGTTEGSPADRCKKIHAGDEVIQVNHQTVVGWQLKNLVNLLRGDPAGVTLTLKKRPQSTLTSTPALLKNMRWKPLALQPLFPQSPGSSVATPSSTLSTPSRRGSCALQDLYIPPPPAEPYTPRDDKSSLQRSDSQSDLVHHGKRSDSPNSYLDQECRRQFPLVEDDSILYCYEYDQNQEVSSVRRGSTPTYSRLRPISMPLEYNWAGDEDENLAKLKRESRRENSLLRFASEDKSSGGDFLLGRSLSHSRRKMERGSSPTHYTLIPALQMEVSLSTSSSDSASLYHVFERSSRLQRSKKKSKVGSPMASISKRRISCRDLGQGDCEGWLWKKKDAKTYFSQKWKKYWFILKDTCLYWYMNEEDEKAEGFVNLPEFKIDRATECRRKFAFKACHPKIKTFYFAAENVDDMSRWLSRLSMAVAGYCEQDKIQDQDYWSESDHEDMDMSSMNKQDSPPPPYDTYPRASSVSPYLEPKRGHFSSSDTFQSRSSHEDYHSEPQEGGSSNNGGISPGQKTSNQRNSWQDQMESNARMHFLQAYPIEEPLLSDDREQMAMEYRRQSTLPAQRSLLQEQYRALPLPIRSSIDSEAGGKPRSFTLPRDSGLHAILAANSGASDERTPRHYQLERPREIGRGRDLRLQSDSVGDLYRALEHTSLSTSADHRSTSRLEYKRSFVRRANDPVLNDKLHRLRILHSSLNNVPLQDTNRSLGFLG, from the exons ATGGCTCTGGTCATGGAGCCCGTCAGCAAGTGGAGCTCCAATCAAGTGGTGGACTGGATGAAAG GACTGGACGACTGCCTGCAGCAGTACATCAAGACGTTCGAGAGGGAGAAAGTCGGGGGGGACCAGCTGCTCCGTATCACCCACCAAGAACTGGAGGACTTGGGAGTGTCCAGGATCGGCCATCAGGAGCTCATACTGGAGGCGGTGGACTTGCTATGCGCGCTT AATTACGGACTGGAGACGGAGAATCTCAAGACCCTCTCTCATAAGCTCAACGCTTCAGCCAAGAACTTGCAGAACTTTATCGCCGGGAGACGGCGCAGCGGCCACTATGACGGCCGAGCCACTCGTAAGCTACCCAATGACTTCCTCACCTCCGTGGTGGACCTCATCGCCGCTGCCAAAAGCCTTCTGGCGTGGCTGGACAG GTGCTCCTTCTTCTCCAGGTCGCCGTTCGCCTCGGTGGCTGATTACGGCGTCACCAGGAACAGCGTGATCCAGCTCTGTCTGGAGCTCACCACAATTGTACAGCAG GATTGCTCTGTTTATGAAACGGAGAACAAAATCCTTCATGTG TGTAAAACTCTCTCTGACGTGTGCGACCACATTATCTCTCTGTCCTCGGATCCCATGGTGTCGCAGGCTGCGCATCTGGAGGTGGTGCAGCTGGCCAACATCAAATCCACCGAGGGATTG gGCATGTATATCAAGTCAACATATGACGGTTTGCATGTCATCACCGGGACGACGGAAGGA TCTCCGGCTGACCGCTGTAAGAAAATTCACGCCGGAGATGAAGTCATTCAGGTCAATCACCAGACAGTG GTGGGCTGGCAACTGAAAAACCTGGTCAACCTTCTGCGTGGGGACCCAGCGGGTGTGACCCTGACGTTGAAGAAACGGCCACAGAGCACGCTGACCTCCACTCCTGCGCTGCTCAAGAACATGCGGTGGAAACCTTTGGCTCTGCAA CCGCTGTTCCCTCAGAGCCCCGGCAGCAGTGTTGCCACACCTAGCAGCACTTTAAGCACTCcatcaaggaggggaagctgtGCCCTGCAGGACCTCTACATCCCGCCTCCTCCAGCGGAACCCTACACCCCCAG AGATGACAAAAGCAGCCTTCAGCGCTCCGACTCTCAGTCCGACCTCGTCCATCACGGCAAGCGCTCCGACTCCCCAAATTCCTACCTGGACCAGGAGTGTCGGCGTCAATTCCCTCTGGTGGAGGATGACTCCATACTGTACTGTTACGAGTACGACCAGAACCAAGAAGTGTCGTCTGTCCGCAGGGGGAGCACGCCCACCTACA GCAGGCTCAGGCCCATCTCCATGCCACTGGAATACAACTGGGCGGGAGACGAGGACGAGAACCTGGCCAAGCTAAAGAGAGAGAGCAGGCGAG AAAATTCCCTCCTGCGTTTCGCCAGTGAAGACAAAAGCTCCGGGGGAGATTTCCTGCTGGGCCGCAGCCTGAGTCACAGTCGACGAAAGATGGAGAGGGGAAGCAGCCCCACTCACTACACGCTCATCCCGGCCCTCCAGATGGAAGTTTCCCTGTCTACATCCAGCTCCGACTCTGCCTCCCTCTACCAC GTGTTTGAGCGATCGTCGCGCCTGCAGAGGTCAAAGAAGAAGAGTAAAG TCGGAAGCCCCATGGCCTCCATCAGCAAACGACGGATCTCCTGCAGGGACTTGGGTCAGGGCGACTGTGAAGGCTGGTTGTGGAAGAAGAAAGATGCCAAAACGTATTTTTCTCAAAAGTGGAAGAAATACTGGTTCATTCTGAAAGACACGTGTCTGTATTGGTACATGAATGAGGAG GATGAGAAGGCAGAAGGCTTTGTCAATCTTCCAGAGTTTAAGATCGATCGTGCTACAGAATGCAGGAGAAAGTT TGCTTTCAAAGCTTGTCATCCCAAGATAAAGACATTCTACTTTGCGGCAGAAAATGTAGACGACATGTCCCG GTGGCTGAGTCGTCTAAGCATGGCTGTGGCGGGCTACTGCGAGCAAGACAAGATTCAGGATCAAG ATTACTGGAGCGAGAGCGACCATGAGGACATGGACATGTCTTCCATGAACAAACAGGACAGTCCACCGCCACCTTATGACACATATCCAAGAGCATCATCA GTGAGCCCCTACCTGGAACCCAAACGCGGTCATTTCTCCTCATCTGACACATTCCAGTCACGTTCCTCTCATGAGGATTACCACTCAGAGCCCCAGGAAGGCGGCAGCAGCAACAATGGTGGTATATCCCCTGGACAGAAGACAAGCAACCAGCGAAACTCCTGGCAGGACCAGATGGAGAGCAACGCCAGAATGCATTTCCTCCAGGCGTATCCCATCGAAGAGCCTCTGCTATCTGATGACAGGGAACAAATGGCGATGGAGTATCGCAGGCAGTCTACGCTGCCTGCACAGCGCAGCCTGCTGCAGGAACAATACCGAGCATTGCCCCTGCCCATCAGGTCCAGTATCGATTCGGAGGCGGGAGGGAAACCTCGCAGCTTCACGCTACCCCGAGACAGTGGTCTCCACGCCATCTTGGCAGCCAACTCCGGCGCGTCAGATGAGAGAACACCTCGACATTACCAGCTGGAGCGGCCCAGAGAAATAG GTCGTGGACGAGACTTGCGGCTGCAGTCGGACTCGGTGGGGGATTTGTACCGAGCTCTGGAGCACACCAGTCTGTCCACCTCAGCTGACCACCGGTCAACCAGTCGCCTGGAGTACAAACGCTCCTTTGTACGCAGGGCGAATGACCCCGTGCTCAACGACAAGCTACACCGCCTCCGCATCCTCCACAGTTCTCTCAAT aaTGTCCCTCTTCAAGACACAAACCGCTCGTTGGGCTTTTTAGGCTGA
- the LOC127588297 gene encoding connector enhancer of kinase suppressor of ras 2-like isoform X5, with protein MALVMEPVSKWSSNQVVDWMKGLDDCLQQYIKTFEREKVGGDQLLRITHQELEDLGVSRIGHQELILEAVDLLCALNYGLETENLKTLSHKLNASAKNLQNFIAGRRRSGHYDGRATRKLPNDFLTSVVDLIAAAKSLLAWLDRSPFASVADYGVTRNSVIQLCLELTTIVQQDCSVYETENKILHVCKTLSDVCDHIISLSSDPMVSQAAHLEVVQLANIKSTEGLGMYIKSTYDGLHVITGTTEGSPADRCKKIHAGDEVIQVNHQTVVGWQLKNLVNLLRGDPAGVTLTLKKRPQSTLTSTPALLKNMRWKPLALQSPGSSVATPSSTLSTPSRRGSCALQDLYIPPPPAEPYTPRDDKSSLQRSDSQSDLVHHGKRSDSPNSYLDQECRRQFPLVEDDSILYCYEYDQNQEVSSVRRGSTPTYSRLRPISMPLEYNWAGDEDENLAKLKRESRRENSLLRFASEDKSSGGDFLLGRSLSHSRRKMERGSSPTHYTLIPALQMEVSLSTSSSDSASLYHVFERSSRLQRSKKKSKVGSPMASISKRRISCRDLGQGDCEGWLWKKKDAKTYFSQKWKKYWFILKDTCLYWYMNEEDEKAEGFVNLPEFKIDRATECRRKFAFKACHPKIKTFYFAAENVDDMSRWLSRLSMAVAGYCEQDKIQDQDYWSESDHEDMDMSSMNKQDSPPPPYDTYPRASSVSPYLEPKRGHFSSSDTFQSRSSHEDYHSEPQEGGSSNNGGISPGQKTSNQRNSWQDQMESNARMHFLQAYPIEEPLLSDDREQMAMEYRRQSTLPAQRSLLQEQYRALPLPIRSSIDSEAGGKPRSFTLPRDSGLHAILAANSGASDERTPRHYQLERPREIGRGRDLRLQSDSVGDLYRALEHTSLSTSADHRSTSRLEYKRSFVRRANDPVLNDKLHRLRILHSSLNVLNVPLQDTNRSLGFLG; from the exons ATGGCTCTGGTCATGGAGCCCGTCAGCAAGTGGAGCTCCAATCAAGTGGTGGACTGGATGAAAG GACTGGACGACTGCCTGCAGCAGTACATCAAGACGTTCGAGAGGGAGAAAGTCGGGGGGGACCAGCTGCTCCGTATCACCCACCAAGAACTGGAGGACTTGGGAGTGTCCAGGATCGGCCATCAGGAGCTCATACTGGAGGCGGTGGACTTGCTATGCGCGCTT AATTACGGACTGGAGACGGAGAATCTCAAGACCCTCTCTCATAAGCTCAACGCTTCAGCCAAGAACTTGCAGAACTTTATCGCCGGGAGACGGCGCAGCGGCCACTATGACGGCCGAGCCACTCGTAAGCTACCCAATGACTTCCTCACCTCCGTGGTGGACCTCATCGCCGCTGCCAAAAGCCTTCTGGCGTGGCTGGACAG GTCGCCGTTCGCCTCGGTGGCTGATTACGGCGTCACCAGGAACAGCGTGATCCAGCTCTGTCTGGAGCTCACCACAATTGTACAGCAG GATTGCTCTGTTTATGAAACGGAGAACAAAATCCTTCATGTG TGTAAAACTCTCTCTGACGTGTGCGACCACATTATCTCTCTGTCCTCGGATCCCATGGTGTCGCAGGCTGCGCATCTGGAGGTGGTGCAGCTGGCCAACATCAAATCCACCGAGGGATTG gGCATGTATATCAAGTCAACATATGACGGTTTGCATGTCATCACCGGGACGACGGAAGGA TCTCCGGCTGACCGCTGTAAGAAAATTCACGCCGGAGATGAAGTCATTCAGGTCAATCACCAGACAGTG GTGGGCTGGCAACTGAAAAACCTGGTCAACCTTCTGCGTGGGGACCCAGCGGGTGTGACCCTGACGTTGAAGAAACGGCCACAGAGCACGCTGACCTCCACTCCTGCGCTGCTCAAGAACATGCGGTGGAAACCTTTGGCTCTGCAA AGCCCCGGCAGCAGTGTTGCCACACCTAGCAGCACTTTAAGCACTCcatcaaggaggggaagctgtGCCCTGCAGGACCTCTACATCCCGCCTCCTCCAGCGGAACCCTACACCCCCAG AGATGACAAAAGCAGCCTTCAGCGCTCCGACTCTCAGTCCGACCTCGTCCATCACGGCAAGCGCTCCGACTCCCCAAATTCCTACCTGGACCAGGAGTGTCGGCGTCAATTCCCTCTGGTGGAGGATGACTCCATACTGTACTGTTACGAGTACGACCAGAACCAAGAAGTGTCGTCTGTCCGCAGGGGGAGCACGCCCACCTACA GCAGGCTCAGGCCCATCTCCATGCCACTGGAATACAACTGGGCGGGAGACGAGGACGAGAACCTGGCCAAGCTAAAGAGAGAGAGCAGGCGAG AAAATTCCCTCCTGCGTTTCGCCAGTGAAGACAAAAGCTCCGGGGGAGATTTCCTGCTGGGCCGCAGCCTGAGTCACAGTCGACGAAAGATGGAGAGGGGAAGCAGCCCCACTCACTACACGCTCATCCCGGCCCTCCAGATGGAAGTTTCCCTGTCTACATCCAGCTCCGACTCTGCCTCCCTCTACCAC GTGTTTGAGCGATCGTCGCGCCTGCAGAGGTCAAAGAAGAAGAGTAAAG TCGGAAGCCCCATGGCCTCCATCAGCAAACGACGGATCTCCTGCAGGGACTTGGGTCAGGGCGACTGTGAAGGCTGGTTGTGGAAGAAGAAAGATGCCAAAACGTATTTTTCTCAAAAGTGGAAGAAATACTGGTTCATTCTGAAAGACACGTGTCTGTATTGGTACATGAATGAGGAG GATGAGAAGGCAGAAGGCTTTGTCAATCTTCCAGAGTTTAAGATCGATCGTGCTACAGAATGCAGGAGAAAGTT TGCTTTCAAAGCTTGTCATCCCAAGATAAAGACATTCTACTTTGCGGCAGAAAATGTAGACGACATGTCCCG GTGGCTGAGTCGTCTAAGCATGGCTGTGGCGGGCTACTGCGAGCAAGACAAGATTCAGGATCAAG ATTACTGGAGCGAGAGCGACCATGAGGACATGGACATGTCTTCCATGAACAAACAGGACAGTCCACCGCCACCTTATGACACATATCCAAGAGCATCATCA GTGAGCCCCTACCTGGAACCCAAACGCGGTCATTTCTCCTCATCTGACACATTCCAGTCACGTTCCTCTCATGAGGATTACCACTCAGAGCCCCAGGAAGGCGGCAGCAGCAACAATGGTGGTATATCCCCTGGACAGAAGACAAGCAACCAGCGAAACTCCTGGCAGGACCAGATGGAGAGCAACGCCAGAATGCATTTCCTCCAGGCGTATCCCATCGAAGAGCCTCTGCTATCTGATGACAGGGAACAAATGGCGATGGAGTATCGCAGGCAGTCTACGCTGCCTGCACAGCGCAGCCTGCTGCAGGAACAATACCGAGCATTGCCCCTGCCCATCAGGTCCAGTATCGATTCGGAGGCGGGAGGGAAACCTCGCAGCTTCACGCTACCCCGAGACAGTGGTCTCCACGCCATCTTGGCAGCCAACTCCGGCGCGTCAGATGAGAGAACACCTCGACATTACCAGCTGGAGCGGCCCAGAGAAATAG GTCGTGGACGAGACTTGCGGCTGCAGTCGGACTCGGTGGGGGATTTGTACCGAGCTCTGGAGCACACCAGTCTGTCCACCTCAGCTGACCACCGGTCAACCAGTCGCCTGGAGTACAAACGCTCCTTTGTACGCAGGGCGAATGACCCCGTGCTCAACGACAAGCTACACCGCCTCCGCATCCTCCACAGTTCTCTCAATGTACTG aaTGTCCCTCTTCAAGACACAAACCGCTCGTTGGGCTTTTTAGGCTGA